Proteins encoded within one genomic window of Camelina sativa cultivar DH55 chromosome 19, Cs, whole genome shotgun sequence:
- the LOC104764404 gene encoding uncharacterized protein LOC104764404, giving the protein MSCATPALPPSLFTNGSLSSPQNVSMTSLNNLVKVSDSGGFKWRLVIAYDGTNFAGWQYQESPPTIQSMLEKALIHITKLERKELHLVGAGRTDAGVHAWGQVAHFVTPYNYTSLDSIHAALNGLLPKDIRVREMSAAVPEFHARFSASSKIYRYQIYNDTFMDPFQRHWAFHCAYKLNASKMREAAKLFVGKHDFSAFANATREDGMPDPLKTISRFDISQMGSLLQLEVEGSGFLYRQVRNMVALLIQIGKEALNSDIVPMILETKDRRELAKYTTLPARPHGLCLVSIKYKEDHLKLPLDCPVTSFGRHHTITRCKLPFY; this is encoded by the exons atgagttGCGCTACACCAGCGCTTCCTCCTTCACTCTTTACTAATGGGTCTCTCTCGTCTCCTCAGAATGTCTCC ATGACGAGCTTAAACAATTTGGTTAAAGTTAGTGATTCTGGTGGTTTTAAATGGCGCCTTGTGATAGCCTACGATGGCACCAACTTTGCAG GTTGGCAGTATCAGGAGTCACCACCAACGATCCAATCAATGTTAGAGAAAGCCTTGATTCATATAACAAAGCTCGAAAGGAAAGAGCTGCATCTTGTTGGAGCAGGCAGGACCGATGCTGGTGTTCACGCTTGGGGTCAG gtaGCTCATTTTGTCACTCCTTATAATTATACTAGTTTGGATAGCATCCACGCTGCTTTAAACGGTCTTCTCCCTAAAGATATCCGTGTCAGAGAGATGAGTGCAGCGGTTCCTGAGTTTCACGCTCGCTTTTCTGCCTCTAGCAAGATTTACCGCTATCAGATATACAACGACACTTTCATGGACCCGTTCCAGCGTCATTGGGCATTCCATTGTGCTTATAAACTGAATGCTTCTAAAATGCGGGAAGCTGCTAAACTTTTTGTTGGAAAGCATGATTTCTCTGCATTTGCTAACGCTACACGGGAAGATGGAATGCCTGATCCTTTGAAAACTATATCCCGCTTTGATATCAGTCAAATG GGATCTCTTCTACAGCTTGAAGTTGAAGGTTCAGGCTTTTTGTACAGACAAGTGAGAAACATG GTAGCTTTGCTGATTCAGATTGGAAAAGAAGCATTGAATTCAGATATTGTCCCAATGATTTTGGAAACCAAAGACAGAAGGGAGCTTGCAAAGTATACTACTTTGCCTGCACGGCCTCATGGTCTTTGTCTTGTGTCTATCAAGTATAAGGAAGACCATTTAAAGCTTCCACTGGATTGTCCTGTAACTAGTTTTGGTAGACATCACACTATAACAAGATGTAAACTTCCCTTCTATTAA
- the LOC104764403 gene encoding protein TRIGALACTOSYLDIACYLGLYCEROL 4, chloroplastic-like isoform X1 — protein sequence MNRLRWVAEGDIWDLDMSTPVTLEATARAVSDDPLPLGVSRGTHLSRSKQVEFFHRFMAAPLIPSFSSIRSNTGDGGGDGGFSLQRVLTLPFSNNWFVSLLGQFNVQRFVSEVKKNEAFGRRASSTAASRLNAIGKHLKDKSLYALGFCSELLLTPDDTLLLSYDTYKGDLKKTPRAKAIFNHKFPLHNLTAEAFWPGLFVDKHGEYWDVPLSMAIDLASLPAESGLSYHLCLHHNSGSPKKFNSDTMEVPPPSLLPGLSLKSAVSYRSNMDLWRGTTPKLETCKPFDIFLSSPHVAVSGIIGSVMTAAYGENSIRSKFENDSEGVGGFSLHIPSVNSGFMADALGRASLTAQYGSFQKNFFDLTRFHARLDFPHGLRFLTGATSVAQDLLNSRQPSLEAFQKICPEVLVSLQQQIVGPFSFRVESGIQIDLKNGATPVTVDKTVFAMEYAIQVLASAKAVAWFSPQQKEIMVELRFFET from the exons ATGAACAGACTAAGATGGGTCGCAGAGGGAGACATCTGGGACCTCGATATGTCAACTCCGGTGACACTCGAGGCCACCGCACGAGCTGTTTCAGACGATCCTCTTCCTCTAGGTGTCTCCAGAGGCACTCATCTCTCTCGCTCAAAGCAAGTTGAGTTCTTTCACCGATTCATGGCCGCACCTCTCATCCCTTCCTTCTC CTCTATCCGTTCCAACACCGGAGATGGAGGCGGCGATGGTGGTTTCTCTCTTCAAAGAGTCCTCACTCTTCCTTTCTCCAATAACTG GTTTGTGTCTCTTCTGGGTCAATTCAATGTTCAGAGATTCGTATCGGAGGTTAAAAAGAATGAAGCTTTTGGTCGAAGGGCTTCGTCTACAGCAGCTTCTCGTTTAAACGCAATTGGCAAGCATTTAAAGGACAAGTCTTTGTATGCATTGGGTTTTTGCTCTGAGTTGTTGTTAACACCAGATGATACTTTGCTTCTTAGCTATGATACTTACAAAGGTGATCTTAAGAAGACTCCTAGGGCTAAGGCTATCTTCAATCACAAG TTTCCTCTTCACAATCTGACAGCAGAGGCGTTTTGGCCTGGACTATTTGTGGATAAACATGGTGAATATTGGGATGTGCCACTCTCAATGGCTATAGATTTAGCTTCTCTTCCTGCTGAGTCTGGTCTAAGTTACCATTTATGTTTACACCATAACAGTGGATCACCCAAGAAGTTTAATTCTGATACAATGGAAGTGCCTCCACCGTCTCTGCTTCCTGGATTGTCTCTAAAATCTGCAGTCTCCTATAGGTCAAACATGGATCTCTGGAGGGGTACCACCCCAAAGCTCGAAACTTGCAAGCCCTTTGACATCTTCCTTAGTAGTCCTCATGTTGCAGTATCTGGGATTATCG GCTCTGTGATGACCGCTGCATATGGTGAAAATTCAATCAGATCGAAATTTGAGAATGATTCTGAGGGTGTTGGAGGGTTCTCTCTTCATATTCCATCTGTAAATTCCGGATTCATGGCTGATGCCTTAGGGCGAGCATCACTCACAGCTCAATATGGAAGCTTCCAGAAGAACTTCTTTGATCTCACCCGTTTCCATGCTAGATTAGACTTTCCGCATGGTTTGAGGTTTCTTACCGGTGCCACTAGCGTCGCACAAGATCTTTTAAATTCTCGGCAGCCTAGTTTAGAAGCATTTCAGAAAATCTGCCCTGAAGTATTAGTTTCGTTACAGCAACAG ATTGTTGGACCGTTTAGTTTCAGAGTGGAGTCTGGAATTCAGATTGATCTGAAGAATGGAGCTACCCCCGTGACTGTAGATAAGACAGTATTTGCTATGGAATATGCTATTCAAGTGCTTGCTTCTGCCAAGGCTGTTGCTTGGTTCTCCCCACAACAGAAAGAAATCATGGTTGAGCTTCGTTTCTTTGAGACATAG
- the LOC104764403 gene encoding protein TRIGALACTOSYLDIACYLGLYCEROL 4, chloroplastic-like isoform X2, producing MNRLRWVAEGDIWDLDMSTPVTLEATARAVSDDPLPLGVSRGTHLSRSKQVEFFHRFMAAPLIPSFSSIRSNTGDGGGDGGFSLQRVLTLPFSNNWFVSLLGQFNVQRFVSEVKKNEAFGRRASSTAASRLNAIGKHLKDKSLYALGFCSELLLTPDDTLLLSYDTYKGDLKKTPRAKAIFNHKFPLHNLTAEAFWPGLFVDKHGEYWDVPLSMAIDLASLPAESGLSYHLCLHHNSGSPKKFNSDTMEVPPPSLLPGLSLKSAVSYRSNMDLWRGTTPKLETCKPFDIFLSSPHVAVSGIIGSVMTAAYGENSIRSKFENDSEGVGGFSLHIPSVNSGFMADALGRASLTAQYGSFQKNFFDLTRFHARLDFPHGLRFLTGATSVAQDLLNSRQPSLEAFQKICPEVLVSLQQQIVGPFSFRVESGIQIDLKNGATPVTVDKTVFAMEYAIQVLASAKAVAWFSPQQKEIMVELRFFET from the exons ATGAACAGACTAAGATGGGTCGCAGAGGGAGACATCTGGGACCTCGATATGTCAACTCCGGTGACACTCGAGGCCACCGCACGAGCTGTTTCAGACGATCCTCTTCCTCTAGGTGTCTCCAGAGGCACTCATCTCTCTCGCTCAAAGCAAGTTGAGTTCTTTCACCGATTCATGGCCGCACCTCTCATCCCTTCCTTCTCCTCTATCCGTTCCAACACCGGAG ATGGAGGCGGCGATGGTGGTTTCTCTCTTCAAAGAGTCCTCACTCTTCCTTTCTCCAATAACTG GTTTGTGTCTCTTCTGGGTCAATTCAATGTTCAGAGATTCGTATCGGAGGTTAAAAAGAATGAAGCTTTTGGTCGAAGGGCTTCGTCTACAGCAGCTTCTCGTTTAAACGCAATTGGCAAGCATTTAAAGGACAAGTCTTTGTATGCATTGGGTTTTTGCTCTGAGTTGTTGTTAACACCAGATGATACTTTGCTTCTTAGCTATGATACTTACAAAGGTGATCTTAAGAAGACTCCTAGGGCTAAGGCTATCTTCAATCACAAG TTTCCTCTTCACAATCTGACAGCAGAGGCGTTTTGGCCTGGACTATTTGTGGATAAACATGGTGAATATTGGGATGTGCCACTCTCAATGGCTATAGATTTAGCTTCTCTTCCTGCTGAGTCTGGTCTAAGTTACCATTTATGTTTACACCATAACAGTGGATCACCCAAGAAGTTTAATTCTGATACAATGGAAGTGCCTCCACCGTCTCTGCTTCCTGGATTGTCTCTAAAATCTGCAGTCTCCTATAGGTCAAACATGGATCTCTGGAGGGGTACCACCCCAAAGCTCGAAACTTGCAAGCCCTTTGACATCTTCCTTAGTAGTCCTCATGTTGCAGTATCTGGGATTATCG GCTCTGTGATGACCGCTGCATATGGTGAAAATTCAATCAGATCGAAATTTGAGAATGATTCTGAGGGTGTTGGAGGGTTCTCTCTTCATATTCCATCTGTAAATTCCGGATTCATGGCTGATGCCTTAGGGCGAGCATCACTCACAGCTCAATATGGAAGCTTCCAGAAGAACTTCTTTGATCTCACCCGTTTCCATGCTAGATTAGACTTTCCGCATGGTTTGAGGTTTCTTACCGGTGCCACTAGCGTCGCACAAGATCTTTTAAATTCTCGGCAGCCTAGTTTAGAAGCATTTCAGAAAATCTGCCCTGAAGTATTAGTTTCGTTACAGCAACAG ATTGTTGGACCGTTTAGTTTCAGAGTGGAGTCTGGAATTCAGATTGATCTGAAGAATGGAGCTACCCCCGTGACTGTAGATAAGACAGTATTTGCTATGGAATATGCTATTCAAGTGCTTGCTTCTGCCAAGGCTGTTGCTTGGTTCTCCCCACAACAGAAAGAAATCATGGTTGAGCTTCGTTTCTTTGAGACATAG
- the LOC104764403 gene encoding protein TRIGALACTOSYLDIACYLGLYCEROL 4, chloroplastic-like isoform X3 has protein sequence MNRLRWVAEGDIWDLDMSTPVTLEATARAVSDDPLPLGVSRGTHLSRSKQVEFFHRFMAAPLIPSFSSIRSNTGDGGGDGGFSLQRVLTLPFSNNWFVSLLGQFNVQRFVSEVKKNEAFGRRASSTAASRLNAIGKHLKDKSLYALGFCSELLLTPDDTLLLSYDTYKGDLKKTPRAKAIFNHKFPLHNLTAEAFWPGLFVDKHGEYWDVPLSMAIDLASLPAESGLSYHLCLHHNSGSPKKFNSDTMEVPPPSLLPGLSLKSAVSYRSNMDLWRGTTPKLETCKPFDIFLSSPHVAVSGIIGSVMTAAYGENSIRSKFENDSEGVGGFSLHIPSVNSGFMADALGRASLTAQYGSFQKNFFDLTRFHARLDFPHGLRFLTGATSVAQDLLNSRQPSLEAFQKICPEVLVSLQQQIVGPFSFRVESGIQIDLKNGATPVTVDKTVFAMEYAIQVLASAKAVAWFSPQQKEIMVELRFFET, from the exons ATGAACAGACTAAGATGGGTCGCAGAGGGAGACATCTGGGACCTCGATATGTCAACTCCGGTGACACTCGAGGCCACCGCACGAGCTGTTTCAGACGATCCTCTTCCTCTAGGTGTCTCCAGAGGCACTCATCTCTCTCGCTCAAAGCAAGTTGAGTTCTTTCACCGATTCATGGCCGCACCTCTCATCCCTTCCTTCTCCTCTATCCGTTCCAACACCGGAGATGGAGGCGGCGATG GTGGTTTCTCTCTTCAAAGAGTCCTCACTCTTCCTTTCTCCAATAACTG GTTTGTGTCTCTTCTGGGTCAATTCAATGTTCAGAGATTCGTATCGGAGGTTAAAAAGAATGAAGCTTTTGGTCGAAGGGCTTCGTCTACAGCAGCTTCTCGTTTAAACGCAATTGGCAAGCATTTAAAGGACAAGTCTTTGTATGCATTGGGTTTTTGCTCTGAGTTGTTGTTAACACCAGATGATACTTTGCTTCTTAGCTATGATACTTACAAAGGTGATCTTAAGAAGACTCCTAGGGCTAAGGCTATCTTCAATCACAAG TTTCCTCTTCACAATCTGACAGCAGAGGCGTTTTGGCCTGGACTATTTGTGGATAAACATGGTGAATATTGGGATGTGCCACTCTCAATGGCTATAGATTTAGCTTCTCTTCCTGCTGAGTCTGGTCTAAGTTACCATTTATGTTTACACCATAACAGTGGATCACCCAAGAAGTTTAATTCTGATACAATGGAAGTGCCTCCACCGTCTCTGCTTCCTGGATTGTCTCTAAAATCTGCAGTCTCCTATAGGTCAAACATGGATCTCTGGAGGGGTACCACCCCAAAGCTCGAAACTTGCAAGCCCTTTGACATCTTCCTTAGTAGTCCTCATGTTGCAGTATCTGGGATTATCG GCTCTGTGATGACCGCTGCATATGGTGAAAATTCAATCAGATCGAAATTTGAGAATGATTCTGAGGGTGTTGGAGGGTTCTCTCTTCATATTCCATCTGTAAATTCCGGATTCATGGCTGATGCCTTAGGGCGAGCATCACTCACAGCTCAATATGGAAGCTTCCAGAAGAACTTCTTTGATCTCACCCGTTTCCATGCTAGATTAGACTTTCCGCATGGTTTGAGGTTTCTTACCGGTGCCACTAGCGTCGCACAAGATCTTTTAAATTCTCGGCAGCCTAGTTTAGAAGCATTTCAGAAAATCTGCCCTGAAGTATTAGTTTCGTTACAGCAACAG ATTGTTGGACCGTTTAGTTTCAGAGTGGAGTCTGGAATTCAGATTGATCTGAAGAATGGAGCTACCCCCGTGACTGTAGATAAGACAGTATTTGCTATGGAATATGCTATTCAAGTGCTTGCTTCTGCCAAGGCTGTTGCTTGGTTCTCCCCACAACAGAAAGAAATCATGGTTGAGCTTCGTTTCTTTGAGACATAG
- the LOC104764405 gene encoding RNA-binding protein 38-like — translation MSQTNQPNKIFVGNLTWRTTSEDLKTHFEQFGEVIDANVVCETYPVRSKGYGFVTFKETESAVRALENPTPVIDERTTNCNLATRGGAKKNMNLPNQNGSLNQVRPPHQYQQPPPFCLPPVWPDTVRGCYLYSFHNPYTYSPYYNFYPTPTPTRTDMWHQPNPRHAVTFSNQRSSFRCVEVNNETDGEAVSQRSSVRIESVSETDQKIIADAAHHDNEEAVTKPDVDQQTVESMCEQRHDTKQDEDVTIELDNGIEVTHQDERVVEYVVEETP, via the exons atgTCTCAAACAAATCAGCCTAATAAGATCTTTGTTGGGAATTTAACATGGAGAACAACATCAGAGGATTTGAAAACACACTTCGAACAATTCGGAGAAGTGATTGATGCTAACGTTGTTTGTGAAACTTATCCTGTACGATCCAAAGGCTATGGTTTT GTTACTTTTAAAGAGACAGAGTCTGCTGTTAGAGCTCTAGAAAATCCGACCCCGGTCATTGATGAGAGAACAACCAATTGCAATTTGGCTACTCGTGGTGGtgcaaagaaaaacatgaacCTTCCTAACCAAAATg gaTCGTTAAATCAGGTGAGACCACCACATCAATATCAGCAACCACCTCCATTTTGTCTTCCCCCTGTCTG GCCGGATACGGTTAGAGGATGCTATCTCTACTCGTTTCACAATCCATACACGTATAGtccatattataatttttacccaacaccaacaccaacacgAACAGACATG TGGCATCAGCCAAACCCACGACATGCCGTCACTTTTTCAAATCAGAGATCATCGTTTCGATGTGTTGAAGTTAACAATGAAactgatggagaagctgtatctCAAAGATCATCGGTTCGGATTGAAAGTGTTAGCGAAACTGATCAGAAAATTATCGCGGATGCTGCGCACCATGACAATGAAGAGGCGGTTACAAAACCAGATGTTGATCAACAAACGGTAGAAAGCATGTGTGAACAAAGACATGACACCAAACAAGACGAAGATGTAACAATAGAGCTTGACAACGGAATTGAGGTTACACACCAAGACGAGAGAGTCGTTGAATATGTAGTTGAAGAAACTCCATAA
- the LOC104764406 gene encoding DEAD-box ATP-dependent RNA helicase 50-like: protein MLARAPPPCFNFPARNNNNICNRSEIVRLFRNRGGGGVVSSGGFTRRPLETSSSYDDSTDDGFVIITAADKDNGFSHPPPPSSDSIPSESGRRNGSRSRGVTASFGRLKAQKVKALVGKVTQKKQHMSHSEEDEDEDDASDDGDFNEDEGFVGSSSILDLMRKKLAMKAIPRSGKSFEKKEVQRFSKVRESRESRKDFDRLGGDDEDIEREGSRSSYSKGYDANSRGKGDRLSVARDLDPFEGRDRAIDEVSNPRKYTDNERAGSRSSYSRDSAVNSRGREDKRFVAKDLDTFQGRDKAYDEVYNPQRFSNNERGGSYSKGSAGNSRGWGDRRSVVYARDMDDWREQRNKTNATRETGFFSRKTFAEIGCSQDMMKALKEQNFDRPAHIQALAFAPVIDGKSCIIAEQSGSGKTLSYLIPVIQRLREEELQGISKSSPGCPRVIVLVPTAELASQVLANCRSISKSGVPFRSMVVTGGFRQRTQLENLEQGVDVLIATPGRFTYLMKEGILGLSNLRCAILDEVDILFGDDEFEAALQSLINSSPVTAQYLFVTATLPLEIYNKLVEVFPDCEVVMGPRVHRVSNALEEILVDCSGDDNAEKTPETAFQNKKTALLQIVEENPVPKTIIFCNKIETCRKVENIFKRVDRKERQLHVLPFHAALAQGSRLTNMEEFTLSQPEENSLFLVCTDRASRGIDFSGVDHVVLFDFPRDPSEYVRRVGRTARGARGEGKAFIFVVGKQVRLAQRIIERNQKGHPVHDVPSAYESTT from the exons atgTTGGCGAGAGCTCCACCACCGTGTTTTAATTTTCCGGcgaggaataataataatatctgtaATCGGAGTGAGATTGTGCGATTGTTTCGTAACCGCGGAGGCGGAGGAGTGGTATCTAGTGGTGGTTTCACTCGGCGGCCGTTGGAAACTTCGAGCTCTTACGACGATTCCACCGACGACGGATTCGTTATCATCACTGCGGCGGATAAGGATAATGGCTTCTCTCATCCTCCTCCGCCTTCTTCCGATTCGATTCCCTCAG AATCTGGGAGAAGAAACGGTTCGCGTTCGAGAGGTGTAACTGCTAGTTTCGGAAGGCTAAAGGCTCAAAAAGTAAAAGCTCTTGTTGGAAAGGTAACGCAGAAAAAGCAGCATATGAGTCATAGTGAGGAGGACGAAGATGAGGATGACGCCTCTGATGATGGGGATTTTAACGAGGATGAAGGTTTTGTTGGTTCATCTTCAATTCTTGAtttgatgaggaagaagcttgCTATGAAGGCTATTCCTAGATCAGGCAAATCTTTTGAGAAAAAAGAGGTTCAAAGATTCAGCAAAGTGAGGGAATCTAGAGAGTCAAGAAAGGATTTTGATAGATTaggaggagatgatgaagatatTGAGAGAGAAGGGTCACGGAGTTCATATTCAAAAGGTTATGATGCTAACTCCAGGGGTAAGGGAGATAGGCTTTCGGTTGCAAGAGATTTAGATCCATTTGAAGGACGTGATAGAGCTATTGATGAGGTTTCAAACCCTCGAAAGTATACTGACAATGAGAGAGCAGGATCACGGAGTTCATATTCAAGAGACTCTGCTGTTAACTCTAGGGGTAGGGAGGATAAGCGTTTTGTTGCCAAAGACTTGGATACATTCCAGGGACGTGATAAAGCTTATGATGAGGTTTATAATCCTCAAAGGTTCAGTAATAACGAGAGAGGAGGATCGTATTCAAAAGGCTCTGCTGGTAACTCTCGGGGTTGGGGTGATAGGCGTTCTGTTGTATATGCAAGAGATATGGACGATTGGAGAGAGCAAAGGAATAAAACCAATGCTACTAGGGAGACTGGCTTTTTTAGCCGGAAAACTTTTGCTGAAATTGGATGTAGTCAAGATATGATGAAGGCCTTAAAGGAACAGAATTTTGATCGCCCGGCACACATTCAG GCTCTGGCTTTTGCACCAGTTATTGATGGAAAGAGTTGTATCATAGCTGAACAAAGTGGATCAGGCAAGACACTCTCATATCTTATCCCTGTTATTCAGCGTCTCAGAGAAGAAGAACTTCAAGGAATTAGCAAATCCTCCCCTGGGTGTCCTCGTGTTATTGTTCTGGTACCAACTGCAGAGTTGGCTTCTCAG GTTCTTGCTAACTGTAGATCAATATCAAAGTCTGGGGTCCCTTTCCGTTCCATGGTAGTGACGGGTGGCTTCAGACAACGAACCCAGCTAGAAAACTTAGAGCAAGGTGTTGACGTTTTGATTGCAACACCAGGGCGTTTCACGTACCTAATGAAAGAAGGAATTTTGGGGTTATCAAATTTAAGATG TGCCATCTTGGATGAAGTGGATATACTCTTTGGCGACGATGAGTTTGAGGCAGCCCTGCAAAGTCTAATAAACTCTTCGCCTGTTACTGCACAGTATCTGTTTGTTACAGCAACCTTGCCGCTTGAGATATATAACAAACTTGTTGAAGTTTTCCCTGATTGTGAAGTTGTAATGGGACCTCGTGTGCACCGTGTTAGTAATGCTCTCGAAGAG ATTCTTGTTGACTGCAGTGGAGATGATAATGCAGAGAAAACTCCTGAGACTGCTTTTCAGAACAAGAAAACTGCTCTTCTTCAGATTGTGGAGGAAAACCCTGTTCCCAAAACTATCATTTTCTGCAATAAG ATTGAGACATGTAGGAaagttgagaatatatttaAGCGGGTTGATAGAAAGGAAAGGCAGTTGCATGTCCTACCTTTTCATGCAGCACTTGCACAAGGGTCAAGGCTTACAAACATGGAAGAATTCACCTTATCTCAGCCGGAAGAAAATTCACTGTTTCTGGTTTGCACGGATAG AGCCTCCCGTGGGATAGATTTCTCTGGTGTTGATCATGTGGTGCTCTTTGACTTCCCGCGTGACCCCAGTGAATACGTGAGACGTGTAGGAAGAACAGCAAGAGGGGCTAGAGGAGAAGGAAAGGCTTTCATCTTTGTGGTGGGGAAGCAAGTAAGGTTGGCACAGAGGATAATTGAGCGAAATCAGAAGGGTCACCCAGTTCATGATGTCCCAAGCGCTTACGAATCCACAACATAA
- the LOC109130992 gene encoding putative defensin-like protein 73: MNCKIGFMSSLVITSIVILFLLVSGNVEAEPQNCIGLCKMLFDCSAACIKMGYVTGQCVGSKNPDICCCNH; the protein is encoded by the exons atgaattgCAAAATTGGATTCATGAGCTCCCTGGTGATTACTTCAATAGTCATCCTATTTCTCTTGGTTTCAG GAAACGTTGAAGCTGAACCCCAAAACTGCATTGGATTATGTAAAATGCTTTTTGACTGTTCGGCCGCTTGCATCAAGATGGGATATGTAACTGGCCAATGTGTCGGCTCGAAAAACCCCGATATATGTTGTTGCAACCATTAA
- the LOC109130979 gene encoding putative defensin-like protein 73, with translation MNCKIGFMSCVVITSIVILFLLVSGKVEAQPQKCIGSCTSSSACGNSRIKMGYKIGECVGWKKPDNCCCMFRMY, from the exons ATGAATTGTAAGATTGGATTCATGAGCTGTGTGGTGATTACTTCAATAGTCATCctatttcttttggtttcag GAAAAGTTGAAGCTCAACCCCAAAAGTGCATTGGATCATGTACAAGCAGTTCTGCCTGTGGAAACTCTCGCATCAAGATGGGATACAAAATTGGAGAATGCGTTGGCTGGAAAAAACCTGATAATTGTTGTTGCATGTTTCGTATGTACTAG